In one Variovorax sp. V213 genomic region, the following are encoded:
- a CDS encoding LysR family transcriptional regulator, giving the protein MLYDNLGHFLVKVESISSCGTLLSLDEKVWVNSRQMRCFGVESKSGIRFLAVLIRGVFLSDRPHRSRREAGMGKELRGASEIMDLLMSDVRLFVKAVEVGGLTQAADALGVPKASASRQLKRLEVLVGHTLLHRGAGRFGVTGEGRLFLPTAKEVLEAVDQARAQLSHTDETLTGQLRISVPGYVGRELLLPHLAAFMAAHPQLKLTVDVSADRVDLFREDADVMIRAGREGCEELVARRIKSLGRILCAAPLYLNRHPAINAVDDLAGHSFLTSGPERQAMEMVIPGLDREHIVEATGVFRANDPELLLRLACAGGGIALVPLLCAKAAIQSGSLVPVLPSLDLMPKELNLMYLPARRNTRKIRTFVDFIFEALEQSIQAQKQEGPTSEGGTDPRFLATNSSPCSATAVATGPQEQGL; this is encoded by the coding sequence ATGTTGTACGACAACTTGGGTCATTTTTTGGTCAAAGTCGAGTCCATATCGTCGTGCGGCACATTGCTCAGTCTCGATGAAAAAGTCTGGGTTAATTCTCGGCAAATGAGGTGTTTTGGCGTCGAAAGTAAATCTGGCATTCGCTTTCTCGCTGTTCTCATTCGCGGAGTATTTTTATCGGATAGACCGCACCGATCCAGAAGAGAAGCTGGAATGGGCAAAGAGCTACGCGGAGCCTCGGAAATCATGGATTTATTGATGTCGGATGTACGGCTTTTCGTGAAAGCCGTCGAGGTGGGAGGATTGACGCAGGCAGCCGACGCGTTGGGGGTGCCAAAGGCATCCGCGTCCCGACAACTCAAGAGGCTGGAGGTCTTGGTCGGCCATACGCTGTTGCATCGGGGAGCAGGCCGCTTCGGAGTCACCGGGGAAGGGCGCCTTTTCCTTCCCACCGCCAAAGAGGTACTTGAGGCTGTGGACCAGGCCCGGGCACAACTCTCCCATACGGACGAAACCCTGACAGGCCAGCTGCGCATCTCGGTTCCAGGCTATGTGGGTCGCGAGTTGCTCTTGCCGCACCTGGCCGCCTTCATGGCCGCGCATCCCCAGCTCAAGTTGACGGTCGACGTGAGCGCTGACCGGGTCGATCTGTTTCGCGAAGATGCTGACGTGATGATCCGGGCGGGGCGGGAGGGCTGCGAAGAACTCGTGGCCAGGCGCATCAAAAGTCTGGGCCGCATCTTGTGCGCTGCGCCGTTGTATCTAAATCGCCATCCCGCAATCAACGCGGTGGACGATCTCGCGGGGCACTCTTTCCTGACCAGCGGGCCGGAACGGCAGGCCATGGAAATGGTCATTCCTGGCCTGGACCGGGAGCACATCGTCGAGGCAACGGGGGTGTTTCGCGCCAACGATCCGGAACTGCTACTGAGACTTGCCTGCGCGGGCGGTGGCATTGCCTTGGTTCCCCTTCTTTGTGCCAAAGCCGCAATTCAGAGCGGCTCTTTGGTTCCGGTGCTTCCGTCGCTCGATTTGATGCCCAAAGAACTGAACCTGATGTATTTACCCGCGCGGCGCAATACCCGAAAAATCAGGACCTTCGTCGATTTCATCTTCGAGGCGCTAGAGCAATCCATACAGGCTCAAAAGCAAGAAGGGCCGACTTCCGAAGGCGGTACGGACCCACGCTTTCTCGCGACGAACAGCTCCCCATGCTCGGCCACTGCCGTAGCAACAGGCCCGCAAGAACAAGGCCTATAA
- a CDS encoding Crp/Fnr family transcriptional regulator, with protein sequence MYNPARTETAAPAMTGFLATRALPQAGVAVHERACQKLVETQKLLQERLAPQRRVVHAGDVIYQSGERFGNLYILNSGFFKIVNLSADGREQVVGLKFRGDWLGFDGIAGGHYSCDAVAMDTGEVWVVSYESLLAACLAEPALLQVFHTAMSREIAHDRDSLMSVCTLPADARVADFLRYWAESLAERGMRTDQITLRMTRAEIGNYLGMTLESVSRALSRLARDKVIEFVEKGRRDVQIPDVGALSAFVQRCLAPAPAMLQ encoded by the coding sequence ATGTACAACCCCGCCCGCACCGAAACCGCCGCACCGGCGATGACCGGCTTTCTCGCAACGCGCGCGTTGCCGCAGGCAGGCGTGGCGGTCCACGAGCGGGCCTGCCAGAAGCTGGTGGAAACGCAGAAGCTCCTGCAGGAGCGCCTGGCCCCGCAGCGCCGCGTGGTGCACGCCGGCGACGTGATCTACCAGTCCGGCGAGCGCTTCGGCAACCTGTACATCCTGAACTCGGGCTTCTTCAAGATCGTGAACCTGTCCGCGGACGGCCGCGAGCAGGTGGTGGGCCTGAAGTTCCGCGGCGACTGGCTCGGCTTCGACGGCATCGCCGGCGGGCACTACTCGTGCGACGCCGTGGCCATGGACACGGGCGAGGTCTGGGTGGTCTCGTACGAATCGCTGCTTGCCGCCTGCCTGGCCGAGCCGGCGCTGCTGCAGGTGTTCCACACCGCGATGAGCCGCGAGATCGCCCATGACCGCGATTCGCTGATGTCCGTGTGCACGCTGCCGGCCGATGCGCGGGTGGCCGATTTCCTGCGCTACTGGGCCGAGTCGCTCGCCGAACGCGGCATGCGCACCGACCAGATCACGCTGCGCATGACGCGCGCCGAGATCGGCAATTACCTGGGCATGACGCTGGAGAGCGTGAGCCGGGCGCTGTCGCGGCTCGCACGCGACAAGGTCATCGAGTTCGTGGAGAAGGGTCGCCGCGACGTGCAGATTCCCGATGTGGGCGCCTTGTCGGCCTTCGTGCAGCGATGCCTCGCGCCGGCGCCCGCGATGCTGCAGTGA
- a CDS encoding MBL fold metallo-hydrolase has translation MNTPAAVQAFFDPRTGTVSYLAWDPATLRAAVIDPVLDYDFKSGHTGTACADRVLACVAEHGLQVDWILETHAHADHLSAAGYLQARIGGRIAIGENIRMVQATFKKLYNLERSFLPDGSQFDHLFKDGETLRIGGIEATAILVPGHTPADMAYLIGGAVFVGDTLFMPDLGSARADFPGGDAHQLYASMRRLLDLPPETPMYVCHDYPPASRMAQWQTTVAEQRARNIHVRDGITEEEFVAMRRARDATLDVPTLILPSIQVNVRAGRLPPADDNGVSYLRIPLNALPVRRADGG, from the coding sequence ATGAACACACCCGCCGCCGTCCAGGCCTTCTTCGACCCCAGGACCGGGACTGTCTCCTACCTCGCATGGGACCCGGCCACGCTGCGGGCTGCCGTCATCGACCCGGTGCTCGACTACGACTTCAAGTCGGGCCACACCGGCACCGCCTGCGCCGACCGGGTGCTGGCGTGCGTGGCCGAGCACGGGCTGCAGGTCGACTGGATCCTGGAGACCCATGCGCATGCCGACCACCTTTCGGCAGCCGGCTACCTTCAGGCGCGGATCGGCGGGCGCATTGCCATCGGCGAGAACATCCGCATGGTGCAGGCCACCTTCAAGAAGCTCTACAACCTGGAGCGCAGCTTCCTGCCCGACGGCAGCCAGTTCGACCATCTCTTCAAGGATGGCGAGACCTTGCGCATCGGCGGGATCGAGGCCACCGCCATCCTCGTGCCGGGGCACACGCCCGCCGACATGGCTTATCTCATCGGCGGCGCCGTGTTTGTCGGCGACACGCTCTTCATGCCGGACCTCGGCAGCGCGCGGGCCGACTTCCCCGGGGGCGACGCGCACCAGCTGTATGCATCGATGCGGCGGCTGCTCGACCTGCCGCCCGAGACGCCGATGTATGTCTGCCACGACTACCCGCCCGCGTCACGGATGGCGCAATGGCAGACCACGGTCGCGGAGCAGCGCGCGCGCAACATCCATGTGCGCGACGGCATCACCGAGGAGGAATTCGTCGCCATGCGCCGCGCGCGCGACGCCACGCTCGATGTGCCGACCCTCATCCTGCCGTCGATCCAGGTCAACGTGCGTGCCGGCCGCCTGCCGCCCGCGGATGACAACGGCGTGTCCTACCTGCGCATTCCGCTGAATGCGCTGCCGGTTCGCCGCGCCGACGGCGGGTGA
- a CDS encoding OmpA family protein, which yields MQTKNTPKLLALGASALATLVLAGCGSLHDERYNWCQGQNCALTPVVTPTPTPVPESAQATTRRVNLSADTLFIFDRSSAADMLPQGRGELDALARALRSQAMQVQSLTITGHTDRLGDGAYNDRLALQRANTVRDYLRAAGVRAPMEVRSMGERDPATRDCQGTQRTPRLVACLQPDRRVVVDILGQAEGK from the coding sequence ATGCAAACGAAGAACACACCGAAGCTGCTCGCGCTCGGCGCCTCGGCCCTCGCCACCCTCGTGCTCGCAGGCTGTGGCAGCCTGCATGACGAGCGCTACAACTGGTGCCAGGGGCAGAACTGCGCGCTCACGCCCGTCGTGACGCCAACCCCCACCCCCGTTCCGGAATCCGCACAAGCGACGACACGGCGCGTGAATCTCAGCGCCGACACGCTCTTCATCTTCGATCGCTCGAGTGCGGCAGACATGCTGCCCCAGGGCCGCGGCGAACTCGACGCGCTGGCCCGCGCATTGCGCAGCCAGGCGATGCAAGTGCAAAGCCTGACGATCACAGGGCATACGGACCGGCTCGGAGACGGAGCCTACAACGACCGCCTGGCGCTGCAACGTGCCAACACGGTGCGCGACTACCTGAGGGCAGCCGGCGTACGCGCACCCATGGAAGTGCGCTCGATGGGCGAGCGCGACCCCGCGACGCGCGATTGCCAGGGCACGCAGCGCACGCCGCGCCTGGTCGCCTGTCTGCAGCCGGACCGCCGCGTGGTGGTGGACATCCTGGGGCAGGCAGAGGGGAAGTGA
- a CDS encoding ArsR/SmtB family transcription factor translates to MKPPHPVFDAEVLRGAAARAVGVMKVLANEDRLLLLCQLSQGEMCVSELEAQLDIRQPTLSQQLGVLRNEGVVTTRRQGKNIFYAVADPALLEILALLYRIYCPKEKR, encoded by the coding sequence ATGAAACCCCCGCACCCCGTCTTCGACGCCGAGGTGCTGCGCGGCGCCGCCGCGCGGGCGGTCGGCGTGATGAAGGTGTTGGCCAACGAGGATCGCTTGCTGCTGCTGTGCCAGCTTTCGCAGGGAGAGATGTGCGTGAGCGAGCTCGAAGCGCAGCTCGACATTCGCCAGCCCACGCTGTCGCAGCAGCTCGGCGTGCTGCGCAACGAAGGCGTGGTCACCACGCGCCGGCAAGGCAAGAACATCTTCTACGCCGTGGCCGATCCGGCGCTGCTCGAGATCCTGGCCCTGCTCTACCGCATCTACTGCCCGAAGGAAAAACGATGA
- a CDS encoding YeeE/YedE family protein — MTIDWPSFTPWAALAGGVLVGAATAMFLLLNGRVAGISGIVGGLLRLVSGDVAWRVAFIAGLVGAPMAYALFTDWPKPQIEAGYGTLVVAGLLVGVGTRYAAGCTSGHGVCGLSRLSPRSFTATAAFMGAGFLTVFLMRHLLGL; from the coding sequence ATGACCATCGACTGGCCTTCATTCACCCCATGGGCCGCACTCGCGGGCGGCGTGCTCGTCGGCGCCGCCACTGCGATGTTCCTGCTGCTCAATGGCCGCGTCGCCGGCATCAGCGGCATCGTCGGCGGACTGCTTCGGCTCGTCAGCGGCGACGTGGCGTGGCGCGTGGCGTTCATTGCCGGCCTGGTCGGCGCGCCGATGGCCTACGCGCTTTTCACGGACTGGCCGAAGCCGCAGATCGAGGCCGGCTATGGCACGCTCGTCGTGGCCGGTCTTCTGGTCGGCGTGGGCACGCGCTACGCGGCGGGATGCACGAGCGGCCACGGCGTCTGCGGCCTGTCGCGCCTGTCGCCGCGCTCCTTCACGGCAACCGCGGCCTTCATGGGGGCCGGGTTCCTGACCGTGTTCCTGATGCGCCATCTGCTGGGCCTCTGA
- a CDS encoding ornithine carbamoyltransferase, which translates to MRFPFEIHNSSAFQTLLPEDEAALLARARLLQAAWLRAAFPLQLKGKNLGIFCDEGSEGSESRALFQRAAQALGAHVATIRPALSSLGSPDEVRHTARILSRFYDAVECQGMAPELVRQIGREAAIPIYDGIACATHPTAVLAARLDDRTSAADNRRFVLQALLLGSIG; encoded by the coding sequence ATGCGCTTTCCCTTCGAAATCCACAATTCGTCGGCCTTCCAGACCTTGCTGCCAGAGGACGAGGCGGCCCTGCTGGCGCGTGCCCGTCTGCTCCAGGCGGCGTGGTTGCGCGCCGCTTTTCCGCTGCAGCTCAAGGGGAAAAATCTCGGGATCTTTTGCGACGAAGGAAGCGAAGGCAGCGAAAGCCGGGCGCTGTTCCAACGCGCGGCGCAGGCGCTGGGCGCGCATGTCGCGACCATTCGCCCCGCCCTCTCCAGCCTCGGCAGCCCCGATGAGGTCCGGCACACGGCACGGATCCTGAGCCGCTTCTACGACGCGGTGGAATGCCAGGGGATGGCGCCGGAACTCGTGCGGCAGATCGGCCGGGAGGCCGCCATTCCCATCTATGACGGCATCGCCTGCGCGACCCATCCCACTGCGGTTCTTGCCGCTCGGCTCGACGATCGGACATCGGCTGCGGACAACAGGCGCTTCGTGCTGCAGGCATTGCTGCTGGGCAGCATCGGCTGA
- a CDS encoding DUF6691 family protein, with protein sequence MAFFTSFLAGLVFGLGLIVSGMANPAKVLGFLDLGGRWDPSLAFVMAGAIAVGAVAFAVARRRTRSLLGAAMRLPSLRAIDRRLIVGSVLFGIGWGIAGFCPGPALVAVGMGQAKALVFVIAMLAGMGVFEWLEGRKETKHQGGSRPKANGRRGSAHRSGPSRRTN encoded by the coding sequence ATGGCCTTCTTCACCTCATTTCTCGCGGGCCTGGTGTTCGGCCTGGGCCTGATCGTTTCCGGCATGGCCAATCCGGCCAAGGTGCTGGGCTTCCTGGATCTCGGTGGGCGATGGGATCCGTCGCTTGCCTTCGTGATGGCCGGTGCGATCGCCGTCGGAGCCGTCGCGTTCGCAGTGGCAAGGAGGCGTACGCGCTCCTTGCTTGGCGCGGCGATGCGGCTGCCCAGCCTGCGGGCGATCGATCGGCGCCTCATCGTCGGCAGCGTTCTTTTCGGCATCGGCTGGGGCATCGCGGGCTTCTGTCCGGGGCCGGCATTGGTGGCAGTGGGCATGGGACAAGCCAAGGCGCTGGTCTTCGTGATCGCGATGCTGGCTGGCATGGGCGTTTTCGAATGGCTCGAGGGGCGCAAGGAAACGAAGCACCAGGGAGGGAGCCGTCCGAAGGCGAATGGACGCCGGGGATCTGCCCATCGCAGCGGCCCTTCCCGCCGCACGAATTGA
- a CDS encoding Crp/Fnr family transcriptional regulator: MLVEGTLRLTQGFARWPASAMSKLLVSARLGRYARGEMVSIEQGMPETFVIVSGHLLVGHIPPGGRRTPVALLGPGYVAGFTRTIDPEGGEEEEESRIIYDFCALNDVTVVRMPTLLVQKILDDEPVLWKGMAKMLMKQHRVVLDSLLSQGVGSFQQRLVATIERLAVLYGGNAGKGINLRLRLTQKDLAALLQVTRQTVNQALGVLVAHGAISLNYNAITVLDLDALRRLTDSP, from the coding sequence GTGCTGGTGGAAGGCACGCTGCGCCTCACGCAGGGCTTCGCACGGTGGCCCGCCTCGGCGATGAGCAAGCTTCTCGTTAGCGCGCGCCTCGGCAGATACGCCAGGGGCGAGATGGTGTCGATCGAGCAGGGAATGCCTGAGACGTTTGTGATCGTGTCGGGACATCTGCTTGTCGGTCACATTCCACCTGGAGGACGTCGGACCCCTGTGGCACTCCTCGGGCCCGGCTATGTGGCCGGGTTCACCCGGACCATTGACCCAGAAGGGGGTGAGGAAGAGGAGGAGAGTCGCATCATCTACGACTTCTGTGCGCTGAACGACGTCACGGTCGTCCGGATGCCAACCCTGCTGGTTCAAAAAATCCTCGACGACGAGCCTGTCCTCTGGAAGGGAATGGCAAAAATGCTGATGAAGCAGCACAGGGTCGTGCTCGATTCGTTACTCAGTCAGGGCGTCGGCTCGTTTCAGCAGCGGCTGGTCGCGACGATCGAACGGCTGGCGGTGCTGTATGGGGGCAATGCCGGAAAGGGAATCAACCTGCGCCTGCGCTTGACACAGAAGGATCTTGCGGCCCTCCTGCAGGTCACCAGGCAGACAGTCAACCAGGCGCTCGGCGTGCTGGTGGCACATGGTGCGATCAGCTTGAACTACAACGCGATCACAGTCCTCGATCTGGATGCGCTGAGAAGGCTGACAGACAGCCCTTAG